The following proteins come from a genomic window of Enterobacter chengduensis:
- a CDS encoding response regulator — translation MNTKRILIIEDDRDAANVLEAYLRRENFGVILAHDGKAGLEAALTQHPALILLDIMLPGMTGTEILSRLRRESDVPVIMVTAMGEAPDRIGALRFGADDYVVKPYHPGEVVARVQAVLRRGAAAHASAENYRRVGAVELNRDTMSVAVIHDENRVHLELTPTEFSLLDMMMTRPRSVCSRQTLLEHCLPESDALERVVDTHIYNLRRKLEKAGVSGVLTSVRGIGYRYLQP, via the coding sequence ATGAACACAAAACGTATTCTGATTATCGAGGACGACCGGGATGCGGCGAATGTGCTCGAAGCCTATCTTCGCCGTGAAAACTTCGGGGTCATACTGGCCCATGATGGAAAAGCAGGACTTGAAGCCGCCCTTACCCAGCATCCTGCACTTATTCTGCTTGATATCATGCTGCCGGGTATGACCGGAACAGAAATACTCAGCCGGCTGCGCCGCGAATCCGATGTTCCCGTGATAATGGTCACCGCAATGGGCGAGGCCCCGGACCGTATCGGGGCCTTACGCTTCGGTGCGGATGATTATGTCGTCAAACCTTATCATCCGGGTGAGGTCGTGGCCCGGGTGCAGGCGGTGTTACGGCGTGGGGCGGCAGCGCATGCTAGCGCTGAAAATTATCGCCGGGTGGGGGCCGTTGAACTCAACCGGGACACCATGTCAGTCGCTGTTATTCACGATGAAAACCGGGTGCACCTTGAGCTGACCCCCACCGAGTTTTCACTGCTGGACATGATGATGACCCGCCCCCGGAGCGTCTGTTCCCGTCAGACGCTGCTTGAACACTGCCTGCCGGAAAGTGATGCGCTGGAGAGGGTGGTTGATACACACATCTATAACCTACGCCGCAAACTGGAAAAAGCGGGGGTCAGCGGTGTGCTGACCAGCGTGAGAGGGATCGGTTACCGGTATCTGCAGCCATGA
- a CDS encoding MipA/OmpV family protein: MMATYSSVTGCTVILLAATCGSAIADSGNQDGVTVGIMGENAPRYSGADKQHWTVMPSLQVRKGAFFFDSTKGIGYDLQTDNGLYFENAFGYSFGRADQNSSWRDGSDKLKGMGNIRGALNTQVAVGWQVNSWFTPEIRATLPLTDSQGVQYQASLTLVPWQNDTDTVALQGAALFGDARYINTWYGVNAAQSRTTGFREYNRSAGFYATQTTLSWQHQFNEHWGTLLGASYAWLADKTSDSPVVSARDNISGFAGINWTF, encoded by the coding sequence ATGATGGCAACGTATTCGTCTGTAACAGGGTGTACAGTGATCCTGCTGGCAGCGACCTGCGGGTCCGCTATTGCCGACAGCGGCAATCAGGATGGAGTGACGGTGGGGATAATGGGAGAAAACGCCCCCCGCTACAGTGGCGCGGATAAGCAGCACTGGACAGTGATGCCTTCCCTGCAGGTCCGTAAAGGCGCGTTTTTCTTCGACTCAACAAAAGGTATCGGTTATGACCTGCAGACGGATAATGGCCTCTATTTTGAAAATGCGTTCGGATACAGTTTTGGCCGTGCCGATCAAAATTCATCGTGGCGCGATGGTTCTGACAAACTGAAAGGAATGGGAAACATCCGTGGTGCACTGAACACGCAGGTTGCTGTTGGCTGGCAGGTGAACAGCTGGTTTACCCCGGAAATCCGTGCAACTCTGCCGCTGACGGATTCACAGGGGGTACAGTACCAGGCCTCGCTGACGCTCGTGCCCTGGCAGAACGACACAGATACGGTTGCCCTGCAGGGCGCGGCACTTTTTGGTGACGCCCGGTACATTAACACCTGGTACGGCGTTAATGCTGCCCAGAGCCGCACAACCGGTTTCCGGGAATACAACCGTAGCGCAGGATTTTATGCTACGCAGACTACCCTGAGCTGGCAGCATCAGTTTAATGAACACTGGGGCACCCTACTGGGCGCTTCATATGCCTGGCTTGCGGATAAAACCAGTGACAGTCCTGTTGTGTCAGCGCGAGACAATATCAGCGGTTTTGCTGGTATCAACTGGACATTCTGA
- a CDS encoding sensor histidine kinase encodes MKKRESRSLWRWICVRVLSLAAGSVVLIALCMWLRFALLDAWVQHRMPEAVRQEFLHLRENPDLNRIRYHEIIDDWYGLQFSDPSIASTDWLTLGGLVLFVTPLIIMLGLLAARPLARQFGLLTRASAAIAQGRFTTRSKMDASAPSELMLFTQNFNTMAERLERYDRELRASHVAAAHELRSPLTAAVGRLQGMMDGVFPADKAQMNMVMNQLLSLSRLIDDLHLLSLADAGQLTLNKQRFSPAGLLQEKIAWLRPQATAGHFGYDTDIPPGECCADPLRIGQVFTILMENALRYATEGGKQTIQGSVQSGYWTFSFRDYGAGVEPDFLPVMFDRFTRSDVSRSRHSGGSGLGLSIARAICESHGGTLTASIPQEGNGLLFRVKLPV; translated from the coding sequence ATGAAAAAAAGAGAGTCCCGTTCATTATGGCGCTGGATTTGCGTCAGGGTGTTGTCGCTGGCGGCCGGCAGTGTCGTGCTTATCGCCCTGTGCATGTGGCTGCGTTTTGCCCTGCTGGATGCCTGGGTACAGCATCGGATGCCGGAGGCGGTACGACAGGAATTTCTGCATCTGCGGGAAAATCCCGATCTTAATCGCATCCGTTACCATGAAATTATTGATGACTGGTACGGACTGCAGTTCTCAGATCCGTCCATTGCGTCAACAGACTGGCTGACGCTGGGAGGGCTGGTCCTGTTTGTGACACCGCTGATAATTATGCTCGGTTTGCTGGCCGCCCGGCCTCTCGCCCGGCAGTTCGGTCTGCTGACGCGAGCCTCCGCAGCGATAGCGCAGGGGCGTTTTACCACTCGCTCAAAAATGGATGCAAGTGCGCCCTCTGAATTGATGTTGTTTACGCAGAACTTCAATACCATGGCCGAAAGACTTGAACGTTATGACCGGGAATTACGGGCATCTCATGTTGCAGCCGCGCATGAACTGCGCTCTCCACTGACGGCCGCGGTGGGCCGTCTACAGGGAATGATGGACGGCGTATTCCCGGCTGATAAAGCGCAGATGAATATGGTGATGAACCAGCTCCTGAGCCTCAGCCGTCTGATTGATGATTTGCACCTGCTCTCACTGGCTGATGCAGGGCAGCTTACGCTGAATAAACAACGCTTCTCACCCGCCGGATTACTGCAGGAAAAGATTGCCTGGCTACGGCCACAGGCTACCGCCGGGCATTTCGGTTACGACACGGATATCCCTCCGGGAGAATGTTGTGCGGACCCGCTGCGAATCGGACAGGTCTTTACCATTTTAATGGAGAACGCACTGCGTTACGCGACGGAAGGCGGGAAGCAAACGATACAGGGTTCCGTTCAGTCAGGCTACTGGACGTTCTCCTTCCGGGATTACGGCGCGGGCGTCGAACCGGATTTTCTGCCGGTGATGTTTGACCGGTTTACCCGTTCTGATGTTTCCCGTTCCCGTCATTCAGGAGGCAGTGGACTGGGTCTGTCGATTGCCAGAGCCATTTGTGAGTCTCACGGCGGAACGCTGACCGCCAGTATCCCGCAAGAGGGGAACGGACTCCTGTTTCGGGTGAAACTGCCCGTATGA
- a CDS encoding efflux RND transporter periplasmic adaptor subunit, translated as MPSYSFIPLIASLLFWRRGSALVFALALQLTGCDNEPVSRHVPPRPVMTTEVSAGNHGGQTLMTGEILPHEETIIGFRTDGRMVKRLTDVGQSVVAGQVLAELDDTDLRNQYRSAQAAVQEAEASARLAEINLRRMTLLAPQGAVARVQLDEARTNRDTATAKLQSAQADLSSAADRLGYARLLSPVTGVVTTVSAGPGQVVTTGQEILRVAQSGARDAVFSVPGALADTLKQQQTLTLRMADNPSVSVTGTLRDISPQADTQTRTWRVRYDLENAPAVMAMGATVTGSLPLGGSEVFQVPASALTRKEQKPAVFVVDTGKNRLRLTPVDIAAYMTDSVLIRKGLTAGEQVVTAGVSQLRDGENVLTENQK; from the coding sequence ATGCCATCATATTCATTCATCCCCCTGATAGCGTCTTTGCTTTTCTGGCGACGGGGCTCAGCCCTGGTTTTCGCCCTCGCCCTGCAACTGACCGGCTGTGATAATGAGCCGGTATCCCGCCATGTCCCACCAAGACCGGTGATGACCACGGAGGTATCTGCCGGCAATCATGGCGGACAGACGCTGATGACCGGTGAAATATTGCCCCATGAAGAGACGATTATCGGCTTCCGTACCGATGGCCGGATGGTGAAACGACTCACGGATGTGGGGCAGTCAGTGGTTGCCGGGCAGGTACTGGCTGAACTGGATGATACCGATTTGCGTAATCAGTACCGCAGTGCTCAGGCGGCAGTACAGGAAGCCGAGGCAAGCGCCAGGCTTGCTGAGATAAACCTGCGACGCATGACGCTGCTTGCCCCGCAGGGTGCGGTTGCCCGGGTTCAGCTTGACGAGGCCCGCACAAACCGCGACACGGCAACAGCAAAACTGCAGAGCGCTCAGGCCGACCTGAGCAGTGCAGCGGACCGTCTGGGGTATGCGCGACTGCTCTCACCGGTTACCGGGGTGGTCACCACCGTCAGCGCCGGTCCGGGACAGGTAGTGACCACCGGACAGGAAATCCTGCGGGTGGCGCAGTCAGGGGCCCGTGATGCGGTCTTCAGCGTACCGGGGGCTCTGGCTGACACCCTGAAACAGCAGCAGACACTCACCCTGCGTATGGCGGATAACCCGTCGGTGTCGGTAACCGGAACGCTGCGTGACATCAGCCCGCAGGCCGACACACAGACCCGGACCTGGCGGGTACGCTATGACCTTGAGAATGCACCCGCGGTAATGGCTATGGGGGCGACGGTCACCGGGTCATTACCCCTGGGCGGCAGTGAAGTGTTTCAGGTACCGGCATCTGCCCTGACGAGGAAAGAACAGAAACCGGCAGTGTTCGTGGTGGACACCGGCAAAAATCGCCTGCGCCTGACACCCGTTGACATTGCGGCCTATATGACCGATTCGGTGCTCATCCGCAAAGGGCTGACAGCCGGTGAACAGGTGGTCACTGCCGGGGTCAGTCAGTTACGTGACGGGGAAAACGTGCTGACGGAGAACCAAAAATGA